In Arsenicicoccus sp. oral taxon 190, the following are encoded in one genomic region:
- a CDS encoding MerR family transcriptional regulator has protein sequence MTTPQEWTIAQIAEDFGVTHRTVRHYEDLGLLSPERRGTQRIYHRRERTRLALILRGKRLGFPLEEIRTIVNMYDEAQGPTSQLRYVLEQIDDRRTDLQRRLADLQEAMQELDAFERRCREELGRREG, from the coding sequence ATGACAACTCCGCAGGAGTGGACGATCGCGCAGATCGCCGAGGACTTCGGGGTGACCCATCGCACGGTCCGTCACTACGAGGACCTGGGGCTGCTGTCCCCCGAGCGTCGGGGCACCCAGCGCATCTACCACCGCCGCGAGCGCACCCGGCTCGCGCTCATCCTGCGCGGCAAGCGGCTCGGCTTCCCCCTGGAGGAGATCCGGACCATCGTCAACATGTATGACGAGGCCCAGGGCCCCACCTCGCAGCTGCGCTACGTCCTGGAGCAGATCGACGACCGACGCACGGACCTGCAGCGGCGGCTCGCCGACCTGCAGGAGGCGATGCAGGAGCTGGACGCCTTCGAACGGCGCTGCCGCGAGGAGCTGGGCCGCCGCGAGGGCTGA
- a CDS encoding excalibur calcium-binding domain-containing protein has protein sequence MLPGTGERHTVLALPYSLDRDHDGVRESVALVMEPDLAVPTSASVALGVEQSWSSSSSVRVVPDPAEWDRISGRVAGIARAVVDRPTRAALARRVGIDPASATPAEVDQLVLQAAQLAVWQLSSGVTAVPDPATPDDAGRVATLAAVSARLVQDAIVTTPGPVDVYRVTAPGGATASSATLRITGGRSLVAAAAAATPTLVVARAQGAATPPRAAQPVPAQAPAAPAAPAAPVPAAPARPAAAPKPADRPAISGPNAPAPAAAPAKAPSTDVSSCVALGRTDVAEADADYRTPLDLDRDGIACESNGQDGPVARGGTAPSPAPVVVNGPTVTSSQPVTSNGSPTCAQLGRRNVLAADPQYHPGLDSDHDGIGCEWGKDPGTPLNPGHQLAQTGFDAPQLSALALGTIGLGGLLMRLGRRRARP, from the coding sequence GTGCTGCCGGGGACCGGTGAGCGGCATACGGTGCTGGCGCTGCCGTACTCCCTGGACCGGGACCACGACGGGGTCCGCGAGTCCGTGGCACTGGTCATGGAGCCGGACCTCGCGGTGCCCACCAGCGCGAGCGTCGCCCTGGGCGTGGAGCAATCGTGGTCCAGCAGCTCCTCCGTCCGAGTCGTCCCCGACCCGGCCGAGTGGGACCGGATCAGCGGGCGCGTCGCCGGCATCGCCCGCGCCGTGGTGGACCGCCCGACCCGCGCCGCGCTGGCACGCCGCGTCGGCATCGACCCCGCGTCCGCGACCCCCGCCGAGGTGGACCAGCTCGTGCTGCAGGCCGCCCAGCTCGCCGTCTGGCAGCTGTCCTCGGGCGTCACGGCCGTCCCGGACCCGGCGACCCCCGACGACGCCGGGCGCGTCGCCACCCTCGCCGCCGTGAGCGCGCGGCTGGTGCAGGACGCCATCGTGACCACGCCCGGCCCGGTGGACGTCTACCGCGTCACCGCACCCGGGGGCGCCACCGCCTCGTCCGCGACGCTGCGCATCACCGGTGGACGCAGCCTGGTCGCGGCGGCAGCCGCAGCGACCCCGACCCTCGTCGTCGCCCGGGCTCAGGGTGCGGCTACCCCGCCACGCGCCGCCCAGCCCGTCCCCGCCCAGGCCCCCGCCGCCCCCGCCGCCCCCGCCGCCCCCGTACCCGCCGCACCTGCGCGCCCGGCCGCCGCGCCCAAGCCTGCCGACCGTCCCGCCATCAGCGGCCCCAACGCCCCCGCGCCGGCCGCCGCACCCGCGAAGGCGCCCTCGACCGACGTGAGCTCCTGCGTGGCCCTCGGCCGCACCGACGTCGCCGAGGCCGACGCCGACTACCGCACCCCGCTGGACCTGGACCGCGACGGGATCGCCTGCGAGAGCAACGGTCAGGACGGGCCCGTCGCGCGGGGCGGCACCGCCCCCAGCCCGGCGCCCGTGGTGGTCAACGGCCCCACGGTGACGAGCTCCCAGCCGGTGACCAGCAACGGCTCCCCCACCTGCGCCCAGCTGGGACGACGCAACGTGCTGGCCGCCGACCCGCAGTACCACCCCGGCCTCGACTCCGACCACGACGGGATCGGCTGTGAGTGGGGCAAGGACCCGGGCACCCCCCTCAACCCCGGGCACCAGCTGGCCCAGACCGGGTTCGACGCTCCGCAGCTGTCGGCGCTGGCCCTCGGCACCATCGGTCTCGGCGGGCTGCTCATGCGGCTCGGTCGGCGCCGCGCCCGCCCCTGA
- a CDS encoding tryptophanase → MDNDVAEPTFRTVIEPFRIHSVEPLRMTTAAERHAKVAAADYNLFQLHAEDVLIDLLTDSGTGAMSRDQWAAIQRGDESYAGSPSYYLFKDAVQHLFPYEHVIPTHQGRAAEKILFGVLGGPGKVVPSNTHFDTTRANIEFTGAEAVDLVVAEAHDPGLVHPFKGNMDVERLDDFLTRRGADVPVVMLTITNNSGGGQPVSLANIRAVSEVAHRHGKPLFLDACRFAENAWFIKLREEGQADRDVVDIIRDMAACADGMTMSAKKDPMGNIGGWLALQDDELAMQCRNLLILTEGFPTYGGLAGRDLEALAQGLAETVSHDYLRYRIRSTAYLADALEHAGIPCIKPAGGHAVYIDAKAMLPHIEPLHFPGQALSVALYETGGVRACEIGSVMFARQPDGSEKPAAMELVRLAIPRRTYTQSHIDYVIEVCEQVRARADELRGYRIVEEPPALRHFTARFAPLT, encoded by the coding sequence ATGGACAACGACGTCGCCGAGCCGACCTTCCGCACCGTCATCGAGCCCTTCCGCATCCACAGCGTGGAGCCGCTGCGGATGACCACCGCCGCCGAGCGGCACGCCAAGGTGGCCGCGGCCGACTACAACCTCTTCCAGCTCCACGCCGAGGACGTGCTCATCGACCTGCTCACCGACTCGGGGACCGGCGCGATGAGCCGGGACCAGTGGGCAGCGATCCAGCGGGGCGACGAGTCCTACGCCGGCTCGCCGTCCTACTACCTCTTCAAGGACGCGGTCCAGCACCTGTTCCCCTACGAGCACGTGATCCCCACCCACCAGGGGCGGGCCGCGGAGAAGATCCTCTTCGGCGTGCTCGGTGGCCCCGGCAAGGTGGTGCCGAGCAACACGCACTTCGACACGACCCGCGCCAACATCGAGTTCACGGGCGCCGAGGCGGTCGACCTGGTCGTCGCGGAGGCCCACGACCCCGGCCTGGTCCACCCCTTCAAGGGCAACATGGACGTGGAGCGGCTCGACGACTTCCTCACCCGGCGCGGCGCCGACGTGCCCGTCGTGATGCTGACGATCACCAACAACTCCGGCGGCGGCCAGCCGGTGAGCCTCGCCAACATCCGCGCCGTCTCCGAGGTCGCGCACCGCCACGGCAAGCCCCTCTTCCTCGACGCGTGCCGCTTCGCGGAGAACGCCTGGTTCATCAAGCTGCGCGAGGAGGGCCAGGCCGACCGCGACGTCGTCGACATCATCCGCGACATGGCGGCCTGCGCCGACGGCATGACCATGTCGGCCAAGAAGGACCCGATGGGCAACATCGGCGGGTGGCTGGCGCTGCAGGACGACGAGCTCGCGATGCAGTGCCGCAACCTGCTGATCCTCACCGAGGGTTTCCCGACGTATGGCGGGCTGGCGGGGCGCGACCTCGAGGCGCTCGCCCAGGGACTCGCCGAGACCGTCAGCCACGACTACCTGCGCTACCGCATCCGCTCGACGGCCTACCTCGCCGACGCCCTCGAGCACGCAGGCATCCCGTGTATCAAGCCGGCGGGAGGCCACGCCGTCTACATCGACGCCAAGGCGATGCTGCCCCACATCGAGCCGCTGCACTTCCCCGGCCAGGCGCTGTCGGTCGCGCTCTACGAGACCGGTGGGGTGCGGGCCTGCGAGATCGGGTCGGTGATGTTCGCTCGCCAGCCCGACGGCTCCGAGAAGCCGGCCGCCATGGAGCTCGTCCGCCTCGCCATCCCCCGACGCACCTACACCCAGAGCCACATCGACTACGTCATCGAGGTGTGCGAGCAGGTCAGGGCGCGGGCCGACGAGCTGCGCGGCTACCGCATCGTGGAGGAGCCGCCGGCGCTGCGGCACTTCACGGCGAGGTTCGCGCCCCTGACCTGA
- a CDS encoding VWA domain-containing protein, translating into MPSPRLPAHRALSALAACVLLGGCGASIRTTTTTTSAAPAGPAAGGSGVGGGQAVQGRADAGQAGRLLLVLDASGSMAARDDAGRTRMEGAQEALRSVVADLPSDALVGLRVYGSRVKVRGRAAPGSPACTDSRLVVPVGPLDRRALTTAIGGFRPHGDTPIGYTLDQVAGDLGGSGTRAVVLVSDGEESCSADPCAAAKALAAKGIGLQVHTVGLEVRRAAQQQLQCVADATGGTYHDATSQDLTRTISDVVTRARQAGAGWSVRGLGAPGGGEVNPGWIGGGVLLLLLLWLLGRRRPERRRR; encoded by the coding sequence ATGCCGAGCCCCCGCCTGCCCGCCCACCGTGCGCTCTCCGCGCTGGCGGCCTGCGTCCTGCTGGGCGGCTGCGGCGCGAGCATCCGCACGACGACCACCACGACGAGCGCTGCCCCGGCCGGTCCCGCGGCCGGTGGCAGCGGGGTCGGCGGAGGTCAGGCGGTCCAAGGTAGGGCGGACGCAGGTCAGGCCGGTCGGCTGCTGCTCGTCCTCGACGCCTCGGGGTCCATGGCGGCACGCGACGACGCGGGCCGCACCCGGATGGAGGGCGCGCAGGAGGCGCTGCGCTCGGTGGTGGCCGACCTGCCGAGCGACGCGCTGGTCGGGCTGCGGGTCTACGGCTCGCGGGTCAAGGTGCGCGGGCGCGCCGCCCCGGGCTCGCCGGCGTGCACGGACAGCCGCCTGGTCGTGCCGGTGGGTCCGCTCGACCGGCGCGCCCTGACCACGGCGATCGGCGGGTTCCGGCCTCACGGCGACACCCCGATCGGCTACACCCTCGACCAGGTCGCCGGGGACCTCGGCGGGTCGGGGACCCGCGCCGTGGTGCTGGTCTCCGACGGCGAGGAGTCCTGCTCGGCCGACCCCTGCGCGGCCGCGAAGGCGTTGGCGGCCAAGGGGATCGGCCTGCAGGTCCACACCGTCGGCCTGGAGGTGCGGCGCGCCGCGCAGCAGCAGCTGCAGTGCGTCGCCGACGCGACGGGCGGCACCTACCACGACGCCACGAGCCAGGACCTGACCCGCACCATCTCTGACGTCGTGACCCGCGCCCGCCAGGCCGGCGCCGGCTGGTCGGTGCGCGGTCTCGGTGCCCCGGGCGGTGGCGAGGTCAACCCGGGCTGGATCGGTGGCGGCGTGCTGCTGCTCCTGCTGCTGTGGCTGCTCGGTCGACGCCGGCCCGAGCGGCGCCGACGCTGA
- a CDS encoding acetyl/propionyl/methylcrotonyl-CoA carboxylase subunit alpha, with amino-acid sequence MASITKVLIANRGEIAVRVARACKDAGIASVAVYAEPDRDALHVKVADEAYALGGSTPGDSYLVQDKLLEVARQAGADAVHPGYGFLSENADFAQAVIDAGLIWIGPPPAAIDGLGDKVKARHIATKADAPLVPGTKEPVGGADEVVAFAQEHGLPVAIKAAYGGGGRGLKVARTMEEIPELFDSAVREAVTAFGRGECFVERFLDKPRHVETQCLADQHGNVVVVSTRDCSLQRRNQKLVEEAPAPFLSDEQNAELVRASKAILQEAGYYGAGTCEFLVGQDGVISFLEVNTRLQVEHPVSEEVTGIDLVREMFRIAEGQELGYDDPPAHAHSIEFRLNGEDAGRNFLPAPGTVAVFEPPAGPGVRLDTGIVEGDVIGGNFDSMLAKLIVTGRTRQQAVERARRALDEFVIEGMPTVLPFHRKVVRDEAFAPSEPDAPFTVHTRWIETEFDNDIEPFGGGGAEAPETEERQKVVVEVGGKRLEVSLPGTLSLGGGGGGAARKKAPRRASGGRAGGGAASGDSLTAPMQGTIVKIAVEEGQEVQAGELVLVLEAMKMEQPINAHKAGTVASISAAVGETVSNGAVLMEIKDPA; translated from the coding sequence ATGGCGTCCATCACCAAAGTCCTGATTGCTAACCGGGGCGAGATCGCGGTCCGCGTGGCCCGAGCCTGCAAGGACGCAGGCATCGCTTCCGTCGCCGTCTACGCCGAGCCCGACCGTGACGCGTTGCACGTCAAGGTCGCCGACGAGGCCTACGCGCTCGGCGGGTCCACCCCCGGCGACTCCTACCTCGTGCAGGACAAGCTGCTGGAGGTGGCCCGGCAGGCGGGTGCCGACGCGGTCCACCCCGGCTACGGCTTCCTGTCCGAGAACGCCGACTTCGCGCAGGCCGTGATCGACGCCGGGCTGATCTGGATCGGGCCGCCGCCCGCCGCGATCGACGGCCTCGGCGACAAGGTCAAGGCCCGCCACATCGCGACCAAGGCCGACGCGCCGCTGGTGCCCGGCACCAAGGAGCCGGTCGGCGGGGCCGACGAGGTGGTCGCCTTCGCTCAGGAGCACGGCCTCCCCGTGGCCATCAAGGCCGCGTATGGCGGCGGCGGGCGCGGCCTCAAGGTCGCCCGCACCATGGAGGAGATCCCCGAGCTGTTCGACTCCGCGGTGCGCGAGGCGGTCACGGCGTTCGGGCGCGGCGAGTGCTTCGTCGAGCGCTTCCTGGACAAGCCGCGGCACGTCGAGACCCAGTGCCTGGCCGACCAGCACGGCAACGTCGTCGTGGTGTCGACGCGCGACTGCTCCCTGCAGCGCCGCAACCAGAAGCTCGTCGAGGAGGCCCCCGCGCCGTTCCTCAGCGACGAGCAGAACGCCGAGCTGGTCCGCGCCTCCAAGGCGATCCTGCAGGAGGCCGGTTACTACGGCGCCGGGACCTGCGAGTTCCTCGTGGGCCAGGACGGCGTCATCTCCTTCCTCGAGGTCAACACCCGCCTGCAGGTGGAGCACCCGGTGTCCGAGGAGGTCACCGGCATCGACCTGGTCCGCGAGATGTTCCGCATCGCCGAGGGCCAGGAGCTGGGCTACGACGACCCGCCGGCCCACGCGCACTCCATCGAGTTCCGGCTCAACGGCGAGGACGCCGGCCGCAACTTCCTGCCCGCCCCGGGCACCGTGGCGGTCTTCGAGCCGCCGGCCGGGCCGGGCGTGCGCCTGGACACCGGGATCGTCGAGGGCGACGTCATCGGCGGCAACTTCGACTCCATGCTCGCCAAGCTGATCGTCACCGGCCGCACCCGTCAGCAGGCGGTGGAGCGTGCCCGCCGCGCCCTGGACGAGTTCGTCATCGAGGGCATGCCGACGGTTCTTCCCTTCCACCGCAAGGTGGTTCGCGACGAGGCCTTCGCCCCGAGCGAGCCGGACGCGCCGTTCACGGTGCACACCCGGTGGATCGAGACGGAGTTCGACAACGACATCGAGCCGTTCGGCGGCGGCGGGGCCGAGGCCCCCGAGACCGAGGAGCGCCAGAAGGTCGTCGTCGAGGTCGGCGGCAAGCGGCTCGAGGTGTCGCTGCCCGGCACCCTGTCGCTCGGTGGCGGCGGGGGCGGCGCCGCCCGCAAGAAGGCTCCGCGGCGTGCCTCGGGCGGTCGTGCCGGCGGCGGCGCGGCGTCGGGCGACTCCCTCACCGCGCCCATGCAGGGCACGATCGTCAAGATCGCCGTCGAGGAGGGCCAGGAGGTGCAGGCCGGCGAGCTCGTGCTCGTCCTCGAGGCGATGAAGATGGAGCAGCCGATCAACGCCCACAAAGCCGGCACCGTCGCGAGCATCTCGGCGGCCGTCGGCGAGACCGTCTCCAACGGCGCCGTGCTCATGGAGATCAAGGACCCCGCCTGA
- a CDS encoding type 1 glutamine amidotransferase domain-containing protein: MSKVAFLVAGEGIERVELTDPWQAVKDAGHEPVLLSPEPGEVQTFDHLDKAATQAVDVVVSDAAVGDYAALVLPGGVANPDALRMDEDAVGFVKEFMGSGKPVAAICHAPWTLIEADVVRGKRLTSWPSLQTDIRNAGGEWVDEEVVTSDNLITSRKPDDIPAFNKAVVAALAG, translated from the coding sequence ATGTCCAAGGTCGCATTCCTCGTCGCCGGCGAAGGCATCGAGCGCGTGGAGCTGACCGACCCCTGGCAGGCCGTCAAGGATGCAGGCCACGAGCCGGTCCTGCTCAGCCCCGAGCCGGGCGAGGTCCAGACGTTCGACCACCTCGACAAGGCCGCGACGCAGGCCGTCGACGTCGTGGTGTCCGACGCCGCGGTCGGCGACTACGCCGCTCTCGTGCTCCCCGGCGGCGTCGCCAACCCCGACGCGCTGCGCATGGACGAGGACGCCGTCGGGTTCGTCAAGGAGTTCATGGGGTCGGGCAAGCCGGTCGCCGCGATCTGCCACGCCCCGTGGACCCTGATCGAGGCGGACGTCGTGCGCGGCAAGCGGCTCACGTCCTGGCCGAGCCTGCAGACCGACATCCGCAACGCCGGGGGCGAGTGGGTCGACGAGGAGGTCGTGACGAGCGACAACCTCATCACCTCGCGCAAGCCCGACGACATCCCGGCGTTCAACAAGGCCGTCGTGGCGGCGCTGGCGGGCTGA
- a CDS encoding antitoxin: MVKFNDIVGKAGKAASQAAGKAKQYIEDNPDKVSGGLDKVGGLVDKGTKGRFSRQIQQGRDLAKDKLVHGSSGTSPAGQPAGTTDPTVRPTTGETFDTTTVRPDADTTGRGPGQVG, encoded by the coding sequence ATGGTGAAGTTCAACGACATCGTCGGCAAGGCCGGCAAGGCGGCCAGCCAGGCTGCGGGCAAGGCGAAGCAGTACATCGAGGACAACCCGGACAAGGTGTCCGGCGGGCTCGACAAGGTGGGCGGCCTCGTCGACAAGGGCACCAAGGGTCGGTTCAGCCGCCAGATCCAGCAGGGCCGTGACCTGGCCAAGGACAAGCTGGTGCACGGCAGCTCCGGCACCTCGCCGGCCGGTCAGCCCGCTGGCACCACCGATCCCACGGTCCGGCCGACGACCGGCGAGACCTTCGACACGACCACGGTCCGTCCCGACGCTGACACCACGGGACGCGGACCCGGCCAGGTCGGCTGA
- a CDS encoding NAD(P)H-quinone dehydrogenase produces the protein MGAVIERNQSVVILGGGPGGYEAALVAAQLGATVTVVDRDGLGGAAVLSDCVPSKALISTASFMTRMEDSRALGVHYQDPRTHRESDLEGDDVTVADLPAVNARILALARKQSEDIEARLVSEGITIVRGVGRVAGPGRVVATPADGSAEQELTADVILVATGATPRVLPTAQPDGERILTWKQIWDLPDIPEHLIVVGSGVTGAELAHAYLALDSAVTLISSRDRVLPGEDPDAARVIEDVFRRRGMNVLNRSRAASVERHGDRVVATLTDGRTVEGSHCIMAVGSVPATDGLGLESVGVQLADSGHIEVDRVSRTSVNGIYAAGDCTSALPLASVAAMQGRTAMWHALGDAVHPISLTGVSATIFTDPEIATVGVSAQQVAEQHLDVREVTMPLATNARAKMDRFTDGFIKLYARKVSGLVMGGVVVAPKASELIFPVALAVENRLTVDQMAQTITVYPSISGSLAEAARRLHTNE, from the coding sequence ATGGGGGCCGTGATCGAACGCAACCAGTCAGTCGTCATCCTCGGTGGAGGGCCCGGCGGCTACGAGGCCGCCCTCGTCGCCGCCCAGCTCGGAGCAACGGTCACCGTCGTGGACCGTGACGGACTCGGTGGCGCGGCCGTCCTGTCGGACTGCGTCCCCAGCAAGGCCCTCATCTCGACCGCGAGCTTCATGACCCGCATGGAGGACTCGCGGGCCCTCGGCGTGCACTACCAGGACCCGAGGACCCACCGGGAGTCCGACCTGGAGGGCGATGACGTCACCGTCGCCGACCTGCCCGCGGTCAACGCCCGGATCCTCGCGCTGGCCCGCAAGCAGAGCGAGGACATCGAGGCCCGCCTCGTCAGCGAGGGGATCACCATCGTGCGCGGCGTCGGCCGCGTCGCCGGCCCGGGCCGGGTGGTCGCCACGCCCGCGGACGGCTCGGCCGAGCAGGAGCTGACCGCCGACGTCATCCTCGTCGCCACCGGAGCGACGCCGCGCGTGCTGCCGACCGCCCAGCCCGACGGCGAGCGGATCCTCACGTGGAAGCAGATCTGGGACCTGCCGGACATCCCCGAGCACCTCATCGTGGTGGGCTCCGGCGTCACCGGCGCGGAGCTGGCGCACGCCTACCTCGCGCTCGACAGCGCGGTCACGCTGATCTCCTCGCGCGACCGGGTGCTCCCGGGGGAGGACCCCGACGCGGCCCGCGTCATCGAGGACGTCTTTCGCCGCCGTGGCATGAACGTCCTCAACCGCTCCCGTGCCGCCTCCGTCGAGCGGCACGGCGACCGCGTCGTGGCCACCCTCACCGACGGCCGGACCGTGGAGGGCTCGCACTGCATCATGGCCGTCGGGTCGGTGCCCGCCACGGATGGTCTCGGCCTCGAGTCGGTCGGCGTGCAGCTGGCCGACTCCGGGCACATCGAGGTCGACCGGGTCTCGCGCACCTCGGTCAACGGCATCTACGCCGCCGGCGACTGCACCTCGGCGCTGCCGCTTGCGTCGGTCGCCGCCATGCAGGGGCGCACCGCCATGTGGCACGCCCTCGGCGACGCCGTCCACCCGATCAGCCTGACGGGCGTGTCGGCCACGATCTTCACCGACCCCGAGATCGCCACCGTGGGGGTCTCGGCCCAGCAGGTGGCCGAGCAGCACCTGGACGTGCGCGAGGTCACGATGCCACTCGCCACCAACGCCCGCGCCAAGATGGACCGCTTCACCGACGGATTCATCAAGCTCTATGCCCGCAAGGTCTCCGGCCTGGTGATGGGGGGCGTGGTCGTGGCGCCGAAGGCGTCGGAGCTGATCTTTCCCGTCGCCCTCGCCGTCGAGAACCGCCTCACCGTGGACCAGATGGCGCAGACCATCACGGTCTATCCCTCGATCAGCGGGTCGCTCGCGGAGGCCGCCCGCCGCCTGCACACCAACGAGTGA
- a CDS encoding purine-nucleoside phosphorylase, producing the protein MSETRMDLNDPDVDPFEVARAAAAVIAERTGVERHDVALVLGSGWGGAADLIGETRTVIDNADVPGFSRAAVVGHSGTIRSVQLGDTDRRALVYGTRTHFYEGKGVRAVVHGVRTAAAAGCAQVVLTNGCGGLRPQWPAGTPVLISDHLNLTAASPLEGATFVDLTDLYSSRLRAIAREVDPGLDEGVYVQFRGPHYETPAEVRMAGTLGGDLVGMSTTLEAIAARHAGLEILGISLVTNPAAGTSDQALSHQEVIEAGQAAAARCGRLLADVVTRIATED; encoded by the coding sequence ATGAGCGAGACCCGCATGGACCTGAACGACCCCGACGTCGACCCCTTCGAGGTGGCTCGGGCGGCCGCCGCGGTCATCGCCGAGCGCACCGGCGTCGAGCGGCACGACGTCGCGCTGGTCCTCGGCTCCGGGTGGGGCGGTGCCGCCGACCTGATCGGCGAGACCCGCACCGTGATCGACAACGCCGACGTGCCCGGCTTCTCCCGCGCCGCGGTGGTGGGCCACAGCGGCACGATCCGGTCGGTGCAGCTGGGCGACACGGACCGCCGGGCCCTGGTCTACGGCACCCGCACCCACTTCTACGAGGGCAAGGGCGTGCGGGCGGTCGTGCACGGCGTCCGCACCGCCGCGGCGGCGGGGTGCGCCCAGGTGGTGCTCACCAACGGCTGCGGCGGGCTGCGCCCCCAGTGGCCTGCCGGGACACCGGTGCTCATCAGCGACCACCTCAACCTCACCGCCGCCTCCCCCCTCGAGGGGGCGACCTTCGTCGACCTCACCGACCTCTACAGCTCGCGGCTGCGCGCCATCGCCCGCGAGGTGGACCCCGGCCTCGACGAGGGCGTCTACGTCCAGTTCCGCGGGCCGCACTACGAGACGCCCGCCGAGGTCCGGATGGCCGGCACCCTCGGCGGCGACCTGGTCGGGATGTCCACGACGCTCGAGGCGATCGCCGCCCGCCACGCCGGCCTGGAGATCCTCGGCATCTCCCTGGTCACCAACCCCGCCGCCGGCACCAGCGACCAGGCCCTGTCCCACCAGGAGGTCATCGAGGCCGGTCAGGCCGCGGCCGCCCGGTGCGGGCGCCTGCTCGCCGACGTCGTCACCCGCATCGCCACCGAGGACTGA
- a CDS encoding phospho-sugar mutase, translating to MPTPPTSPAAGSTSGPATDELLAAARAWRDDDPDPATRAELDALIEAAAAGGDHGETARADLADRFAGMLEFGTAGLRGALGAGPRRMNRAVVIRAAAGLVAYLQAEGGRPDPAVVIGYDARHNSDVFARDTAAVVEAAGGSAMVLPRPLPTPVLAFAIRHLGADAGVMVTASHNPPQDNGYKVYLGDGSQIVPPVDAQIAAHIAAVGSVASVPMADDGWDTLGDELLEAYVDRAAAVFSPDAPRDVTVVHTALHGVGSETLRLTFERAGLPAPQAVSSQEQPDPAFPTVTFPNPEEPGAIDAALALAAEVHPDVVVANDPDADRCAAAVDDHGTWRMLRGDELGALLGHAVIERLSGPAARPDTSRRVLASSIVSSRLLAAMAAAAGLPHEETLTGFKWIARVPGLAYGYEEALGYCVAPDAVQDKDGVSAAVLLVELVARLKATGRTLLDVLDDLAVAHGVHATDAFSVRVRDLALMPALMERLRAERPETIAGSPVERLDDLAAGAGGLPPTDGLRYHLADGSRVIVRPSGTEPKVKVYLEAVEPVRGPSDLARAREVTAARLASIRRDMAALTAL from the coding sequence ATGCCGACCCCGCCCACCTCCCCCGCCGCCGGCTCGACCTCCGGACCCGCCACCGACGAGCTGCTCGCAGCGGCCCGCGCCTGGCGCGACGACGACCCGGACCCGGCCACCCGCGCCGAGCTGGACGCCCTGATCGAGGCTGCCGCGGCGGGCGGGGACCACGGCGAGACGGCGCGCGCCGACCTCGCGGACCGGTTCGCCGGGATGCTGGAGTTCGGGACCGCCGGGCTGCGCGGAGCGCTCGGCGCGGGCCCGCGCCGCATGAACCGCGCCGTCGTCATCCGCGCCGCCGCCGGGCTCGTCGCCTACCTGCAGGCCGAGGGCGGCCGACCCGACCCCGCCGTCGTCATCGGCTACGACGCCCGCCACAACTCCGACGTCTTCGCGCGCGACACCGCAGCGGTCGTCGAGGCCGCCGGCGGGTCGGCCATGGTGCTGCCCCGGCCGCTGCCGACGCCGGTGCTCGCGTTCGCCATACGGCACCTGGGGGCGGACGCCGGCGTCATGGTGACCGCCAGCCACAACCCGCCGCAGGACAACGGCTACAAGGTCTACCTCGGGGACGGCTCGCAGATCGTGCCGCCGGTCGACGCGCAGATCGCCGCGCACATCGCCGCGGTCGGGTCGGTGGCGTCGGTCCCGATGGCCGACGACGGCTGGGACACCCTGGGCGACGAGCTGCTGGAGGCGTATGTCGACCGCGCCGCCGCCGTCTTCTCCCCCGACGCCCCGCGCGACGTGACCGTCGTCCACACGGCCCTGCACGGGGTGGGTTCCGAGACGCTGCGGCTGACCTTCGAGCGCGCGGGACTCCCTGCGCCGCAGGCGGTCTCGAGCCAGGAGCAGCCCGACCCGGCGTTCCCGACGGTGACCTTCCCCAACCCCGAGGAGCCCGGCGCCATCGACGCGGCCCTGGCCCTCGCGGCCGAGGTGCACCCCGACGTGGTGGTCGCCAACGACCCCGACGCCGACCGGTGCGCCGCCGCGGTCGACGACCACGGCACGTGGCGGATGCTGCGGGGCGACGAGCTCGGCGCGCTGCTCGGGCACGCCGTCATCGAGCGCCTCTCCGGCCCCGCTGCCCGGCCGGACACGTCGCGCCGGGTGCTCGCCAGCTCCATCGTCTCCTCGCGGCTGCTCGCCGCCATGGCCGCCGCGGCCGGGCTGCCGCACGAGGAGACGCTGACCGGCTTCAAGTGGATCGCCCGGGTGCCCGGCCTGGCCTACGGCTACGAGGAGGCGCTCGGCTACTGCGTCGCCCCGGACGCCGTGCAGGACAAGGACGGCGTGTCCGCGGCGGTGCTGCTCGTCGAGCTGGTCGCCCGCCTCAAGGCGACGGGCCGCACCCTGCTCGACGTCCTCGACGACCTCGCCGTCGCTCACGGCGTGCACGCGACCGACGCCTTCTCGGTGCGCGTCCGCGACCTCGCGCTGATGCCCGCCCTGATGGAGCGGCTGCGCGCCGAACGCCCCGAGACCATCGCCGGGTCCCCCGTGGAACGGCTCGACGACCTGGCCGCCGGCGCCGGTGGGCTGCCGCCCACCGACGGGCTGCGCTACCACCTCGCCGACGGCAGCCGGGTCATCGTGCGGCCGTCGGGCACCGAGCCCAAGGTCAAGGTCTACCTCGAGGCCGTCGAACCCGTCCGCGGCCCGAGCGATCTCGCGCGGGCTCGTGAGGTCACGGCCGCGCGCCTCGCGTCGATCCGCCGCGACATGGCCGCGCTGACGGCGCTGTGA